A part of Helicobacter himalayensis genomic DNA contains:
- the truD gene encoding tRNA pseudouridine(13) synthase TruD, which produces MYHLTHTPISFVFSSNARDFVVRENALYEPSGRGEHLYIFVRKKNLSTFALVNIFSQILGVKAQNIGYAGLKDKYATTYQFLSIPRNKERALSENLVRLEEQNIKILSVNAHENKLRTGHLKSNTFFMRLKKVTPLHAQKLCNVLSTLTKEGIPNYFGAQRFGKNGDNHKEGEQILENLLHFRNKKIEKFLRSSFQSYLFNLWLQKRVRLSKYIESFSVKELLEIEELRALGLGKNALDSLKTQTQFFKLFSGDVAMHYPYGKVFVCGDLRAECERFVNRLISPAGALSGKKLFKSKDVAHMIEEPFLDSRFSDCGSRRYAWVWAEGIEFNYKKEEAQFDLHFTLPKGSYATTFLEAVKNEKLESCLEV; this is translated from the coding sequence ATGTATCATCTCACTCATACTCCGATTTCTTTTGTGTTTTCCTCAAACGCGCGGGATTTTGTCGTGCGTGAAAACGCCTTGTATGAGCCAAGCGGAAGGGGAGAGCATCTCTATATTTTTGTGCGTAAAAAAAACTTAAGCACTTTTGCGTTGGTGAATATTTTTTCACAGATTCTTGGTGTAAAGGCGCAAAATATCGGCTACGCTGGGCTTAAAGACAAGTATGCTACAACCTATCAATTTCTTTCAATCCCGCGCAACAAAGAGCGTGCATTGAGTGAGAATCTAGTGCGTTTGGAGGAGCAAAATATCAAGATTCTAAGCGTAAATGCGCACGAAAACAAGCTAAGAACTGGGCACTTAAAAAGTAATACTTTTTTTATGCGCCTAAAAAAAGTCACACCCTTGCACGCCCAAAAGCTTTGCAATGTTTTAAGTACGCTTACAAAAGAAGGGATTCCCAATTATTTTGGCGCGCAGAGATTTGGGAAAAATGGGGATAATCACAAAGAGGGTGAGCAGATTCTGGAGAATTTGCTACATTTTCGTAATAAAAAAATTGAGAAGTTTTTGCGCTCGAGTTTTCAAAGCTATTTATTTAACCTCTGGCTACAAAAGCGCGTGCGTCTAAGCAAATATATAGAATCTTTTAGCGTGAAGGAACTGCTAGAGATTGAGGAGCTTCGCGCGCTTGGGTTAGGGAAAAATGCGCTAGATTCTCTAAAAACTCAAACGCAGTTTTTTAAGCTTTTTAGCGGTGATGTGGCGATGCATTATCCATATGGCAAGGTGTTTGTTTGTGGGGATTTAAGGGCAGAGTGTGAGCGCTTTGTTAATCGCTTAATATCTCCAGCAGGCGCGCTAAGTGGCAAAAAGCTTTTTAAGAGCAAAGATGTGGCGCATATGATTGAAGAGCCGTTTTTAGATTCTCGCTTTAGTGATTGTGGCTCAAGGCGCTATGCGTGGGTGTGGGCGGAAGGAATCGAGTTTAATTACAAAAAAGAGGAGGCGCAGTTTGACTTGCATTTTACACTTCCTAAAGGCTCATACGCGACAACTTTCCTCGAAGCGGTGAAAAATGAGAAGCTAGAATCTTGTTTAGAGGTCTGA
- a CDS encoding Na/Pi cotransporter family protein: protein MKENLRNLARHSWLPLVCAVAIYLMSTNTSLTEILAGVGIFLFGMIFLENGFKGFSGGLLEKILAKWTNSKLKALLFGIVTTILMQSSTLVTIISISFLSAGLISLAQAIGIVFGANLGTTTGGWIIAGIGMKMDIAKIAMPLIVIAVLLTFQKNKNIKSLGSICAGIGFFFLGIAEIKTGFEGYKSALDLSAYASGGGKDLFIFVMAGILITSIVQSSFATLTIIISALVSNTITYDNALGLVIGTNIGGVVTALVASFGSNIEGKRLAIVNTIFNLIIAAIALIFLDYFRMIVEVISEFTGIKETDYALKIAVFHTFYNVVAVVLMTPYISVFVKFATTFIKSKKPTDMDAPLYLNDNIVSYPTTAIEALNNEIKHLYDNVFSVIAHSLGFSRSDICANLTPKELLAKKWYSGEVNVSEAYHHKVKVLFDAIIDFATKTQSHIDDPKFIRLSNEASIAARNLSEATKNMILLEKNIKKYAKSTNANMAREYNAIRIQIATLLNTIQSLTLLEDPSYEEIESVLKQERKALKKFDKNALLRVEKILREENLSATNATSLLNDIAFASNMGKEIIKAASKIYQITLSEKEQDVFEGVEESLRTRESHRASHKESAQNTESQNADSINSTDSKNPTDSKNPN from the coding sequence TTGAAAGAGAATCTAAGAAATCTAGCGCGACACAGCTGGTTGCCGTTGGTTTGTGCGGTGGCGATTTATTTGATGAGCACAAACACATCTTTGACAGAGATTTTAGCGGGTGTGGGGATATTTTTGTTTGGTATGATTTTTTTAGAAAATGGCTTTAAGGGCTTTAGTGGCGGGCTTTTGGAAAAGATTCTCGCTAAATGGACAAATAGCAAACTCAAAGCCCTACTCTTTGGGATTGTTACGACAATTTTGATGCAAAGCTCAACACTTGTAACAATCATCTCAATCTCTTTCCTCTCCGCCGGGCTTATTAGCCTAGCTCAAGCCATTGGCATTGTCTTTGGTGCAAATCTTGGCACGACTACTGGGGGCTGGATTATCGCGGGTATTGGTATGAAAATGGATATTGCAAAAATCGCAATGCCTTTAATTGTAATCGCCGTTTTACTCACTTTTCAAAAAAACAAAAATATTAAGAGTTTGGGGAGTATTTGCGCTGGGATTGGTTTTTTCTTTTTAGGAATCGCGGAAATTAAAACCGGTTTTGAAGGCTACAAAAGCGCGCTAGATTTGAGCGCATACGCAAGCGGTGGAGGGAAGGATTTATTTATTTTTGTGATGGCTGGGATTCTCATTACTTCCATCGTGCAGTCAAGCTTTGCTACGCTTACTATTATTATTTCCGCGCTTGTGTCAAATACTATCACTTATGATAACGCACTCGGACTTGTTATTGGCACAAATATCGGTGGCGTGGTAACTGCGCTTGTGGCGTCCTTTGGCTCAAACATTGAGGGTAAGCGTTTAGCGATTGTTAATACCATCTTTAACCTAATTATTGCCGCCATTGCACTTATCTTTTTGGATTATTTTAGGATGATTGTAGAGGTGATTAGCGAATTTACCGGAATAAAAGAGACAGATTACGCGCTTAAAATTGCGGTATTTCACACCTTTTATAATGTCGTTGCGGTCGTGCTTATGACACCTTATATTAGTGTTTTTGTGAAATTTGCCACAACTTTCATCAAAAGCAAAAAACCCACGGATATGGACGCACCGCTTTATCTTAATGATAATATCGTCTCCTACCCCACCACAGCCATTGAAGCCCTTAACAATGAAATCAAACATCTTTATGACAATGTCTTTAGCGTTATCGCGCACTCGTTAGGATTCTCGCGTTCTGATATTTGTGCTAATCTCACACCAAAAGAACTGCTTGCTAAAAAGTGGTATTCTGGTGAAGTGAATGTAAGTGAGGCGTATCATCATAAAGTCAAGGTGCTTTTTGATGCGATAATCGACTTTGCCACAAAAACACAAAGCCACATCGATGACCCCAAGTTTATCCGCCTTAGCAATGAAGCAAGCATCGCTGCACGCAATCTCTCCGAAGCTACCAAAAATATGATTTTGCTTGAAAAAAATATCAAAAAATATGCAAAAAGCACAAATGCCAATATGGCGCGCGAATACAATGCGATTAGAATCCAAATCGCAACTTTACTCAACACTATCCAATCGCTCACCTTGCTTGAAGATCCAAGCTATGAGGAAATAGAATCTGTCCTTAAGCAAGAACGCAAGGCACTAAAAAAGTTTGACAAAAATGCGCTTTTAAGGGTTGAAAAAATCTTGCGCGAGGAAAATTTGAGCGCGACAAACGCAACTTCACTGCTCAATGACATCGCCTTTGCAAGCAATATGGGTAAAGAAATCATCAAAGCCGCAAGCAAAATCTACCAAATCACTTTAAGCGAAAAAGAGCAAGATGTTTTTGAGGGTGTTGAAGAAAGTCTGCGCACGCGAGAATCCCATAGAGCATCTCATAAAGAAAGC